In Myotis daubentonii chromosome 6, mMyoDau2.1, whole genome shotgun sequence, a genomic segment contains:
- the NCOA7 gene encoding nuclear receptor coactivator 7 isoform X4 has translation MRVRRLPLDIQIFYCARPNQEPFVKIITVEEAKRRKSTCSYYEDDDETALPILQPHSALLENMHIEQLARRLPARVQGYPWRLAYSTLEHGTSLKTLYRKSASLDSPVLLVIKDMDNQIFGAYATHPFKFSDHYYGTGETFLYTFSPNFKVFKWSGENSYFINGDISSLELGGGGGRFGLWLDADLYHGRSNSCSTFNNDILSKKEDFIVQDLEVWTFE, from the exons ATGAGGGTCCGAAGATTGCCCTTGGACATTCAGATTTTCTATTGTGCCAGACCTAACCAAGAACCTTTTGTGAAG ATCATCACTGTCGAGGAGGCAAAGCGCAGGAAGAGCACGTGCAGCTACTATGAAGACGATGACGAGACAGCCCTGCCGATTCTGCAGCCCCACAGCGCGCTCCTGGAGAACATGCACATCGAGCAG CTGGCCCGACGCCTTCCAGCCAGGGTACAAGGGTATCCATGGAGACTCGCATATAGCACATTGGAGCACGGGACCAGCTTGAAAACTCTCTATCGGAAATCAGCATCGCTAGACAGTCCTGTCCTGCTGGTTATCAAAGACATGGATAATCAG attTTCGGAGCATATGCCACTCATCCTTTCAAGTTCAGTGACCACTATTACGGCACAGGCGAAACCTTTCTCTACACATTTAGCCCCAATTTCAAG GTCTTTAAGTGGAGTGGAGAAAACTCATACTTTATCAATGGAGACATAAGTTCCTTGGAACTTGGTGGTGGAGG gGGACGGTTTGGTTTATGGCTAGATGCTGATTTATACCATGGCCGAAGCAATTCCTGTAGCACTTTCAATAATGATATTCTTTCCAAAAAGGAAGACTTCATAGTTCAGGACCTCGAGGTATGGACATTCGAGTGA